In Chryseobacterium salivictor, the DNA window TTGGTTTAACTTCAACAGAAATAGAATTTTTAAAACCCGTTTTTCGTAATGAAAAAGTCACCGTGATTTCAGAGAAAATTTATTTTAGATTTAATAAATTAAAATGCAAAGTGAAGATGCTGAATGAAAAGAACGAAATTGTTTGTGAAGGAACAATTGCCGGAATTATTAAAGTCAATTAATATGGAAAGAAGAGTTGTCATCACAGGTTTAGGCGTCGTAGCTCCGAACGGAGTCGGTTTGGAAGATTTTAAATCAGCTTTAAAAGAAGGCCGCTCCGGAATTCAGTTTGACCAACAATTAGCCGATTTGCAATTTTCGTGTCAGGTTTCTGGAACGCCGCCCATCGATAAAGATCATTTAAAGAAATATTTCACTGATTTGGAATTACGGAATTTCAATTCGACCGGAATTATGTACGGCGTCATCGCAGGTTTAGATGCCTGGAAAGATGCCGGTTTGGAAATTTCAGACGGCGAAAATCCCGATTGGGACAGCGGAACCATTTTCGGAACCGGGACTTCGGGCATTGAAAAGTTTCGGGAAAGCATTTATAAAATCGATGCACTTCAAACAAGGAAATTAGGAAGCACGGCCGTTTCACAAACCATGAACAGCGGGATTTCTGCCTATTTGGGCGGAAAACTGGGATTAGGAAATCAGGTCACCACCAATTCATCGGCATGTACAACCGGAACAGAAAGTATTTTAATGGCTTTTGACCGTATAAAATCAGGAAAAGCAAAAAGAATTCTGGCGGGCAGTACGAGCGATTCGGGACCGTATATTTGGGCGGGCTTCGATGCCATAAAAGTCTGTAATTTTAAATCGAATGATCATCCGGAAAAAGCCTCGCGACCGATGAGTGCTTCTGCAGCAGGTTTTGTTCCGGGAAGCGGCGCCGGAGCTTTGGTCATCGAAGATCTGGAATCGGCTTTGGCAAGAAATGCGAAAATTTATTGTGAAATTCTCGGCGGAAATCTTAATTCTGGTGGTCAACGGGACGGCGGAAGTATGACCGCCCCGAATTCTGTGGCCGTACAAAAATGCGTAAAAGATGCAATTTTAGAATCTGGAATTGAGCCAAAAGACATCGATTATATCAGCGGACATTTAACTGCGACTTCAAAAGATGCAACAGAAATTAAAAATTTAGCTGAAGCCCTGAACCGTTCCGGCAAAAATTTCCCGTATATCAATTCACTTAAAGCTTTGACCGGACACTGCCTTTCCGGTGCCGGAAGCATCGAAGCCGTGGCAACTATTCTGCAGCTGACTGAAAATTTTATTGCTCCGAATATCAACTGCGAAGATTTAAATCCGGAAATTACTTCAATCATCGATGCAGAATGCATTCCGCAGAAATTTTTAGAAAAAGAACTCAATATCGCGGCGAAAGTTAGTTTTGGTTTTGGCGATGTAAACGGATGTGTTATCTTTAAAAAATATTCTTAAAAAATTTCAATACGAAAATATGAACAAGGAAGAGGCTATTCAAAAATTAAAAGAGATTGTAAAACCTTACGTGAAAGAGGCGGAACTTTTAAAAAACATTAATGAAAATACAGATTTCATTAATGATCTCAATATTAATTCTGCTAATTTAGTCGATGTCGTTTTAGATGTGGAGGAGGTTTTCGATATTGAAATCGACGCGGCATCGATGGAGAAGATGCGGGATGTAAAATCTGCGCTGGCGGTCATCGAAGAGAAATTGGCGATAAAATAAACCTTTAAACCAAAGAGTAAAATATTAAATGTTGAAATTAATTTTTAATTTTCGACGGTTTTTTATACACTTTTGATCAACTCCAGAACCTGTTTAAATTCTAAAAAGTTGCCTTTTTTGCTCTTGTGGAGATTTTCCTTTTTTAGATTTTCTTTGGTGCCTTTTGCGTTTTAAATATTTTCATCATTTTTAAAGAGGCTCTTAAACAATATAAAAATTTCCGTGATTTTTAAGTCAAAAAACAGCTTGAAAGCGCCAATATTTTCAACTTATCCACATTTCCACAACCAACAAATTAACTTGTGTAAGCAATAAGTTTTCTTTATTTTCGTTGATTAAATGTGGAAAAGCAAATTCCTTAAAACCTTCCGAAAATCAGGAGTAAATGAATTCAAAAAAAATCTTAATTGCCACGGCAATATTCTATTTCGGCTTATCCGAGGCTCAGCAATCTCAATACTTCAGCGACCGCGAAAACTACCGCTTCAACTTAGCGGAAAACCTTTACCAAAATAAAATTTACAACGCTTCTCAGTTTGAATACGCACGGCAGTATTTCTACAACGAAAATCTTTCGAATTCAAAAAAAGAAGCGGCCCAGTTTTTCGATAATGTCATCGGTGTCATTTTGCGTAAAAATCATGCGGAAGAAGGATTGGATGCATTTATTAAACAGTATCCGAACTCGGCCTATTTTGCGCAGGCGAATTTACCTTTGGCGGATTTTTACTTAGCTCAGAAAGATTTTGACAAAGCCTTAGAAACGTTGAAAAACGTGAATCAGTATCAGCTTTCAAAAGAAGAAAATACGCAGTATATCATGAAACTCGGTTATGCGAAATTCATGACGGGCGATTCTCAAGGTGCGATTGAAGCTTTGGAAGAAGCTTATAAAACCACAGATGGTTCCGATAAAAACGACATCGCTTACATGTTGGGACATCTGTATTATGCAGACGGGCAGAATGATAAAGCGTTTTCTTTTTTCGATCAGATCAAAGATAACGACAAATATGCACGCGTTGTAAAACCGTATTATGTGCAGTTGTATTTCAATAATAAGGATTATGACAAAGCAATTATAGAAGGAAATGCGTTGCTCAATGAAAATATTTCTGCTGATTATAAAGCGGAAGTTCACAAGATGATTGGCGAAAGTTATTTCATGAAAGGCGATTACAGTTCGGCTTATCCTCATTTGAAAATTTATTTGGAAAGCAAGGGAAAACCTTCTGAAAGTGATTTGTACGAAATGGGATTTGTTTCGGCGCATCTGAAAAAATACGATGAAGCCGTTTCTTATTACAATCAATTATTGAACAGCAATTCGGCGACTTCACAAAATGCGTATTATCAGTTGGGAAATGCCTATCTGGAAGTCGGTAAAAAACAGGAAGCGCTTTCTGCGTTCCGTTCAGCGTATCAGATGACTTATGATCCGAAAGTGCAGCAGCTCGCTCATTTGCAATACGCTAAACTGAGTTACGAACTCGGAAATCCTTTTGAATCAGCTTCAAATGTGATTCAAAGTTATATTACCAAATATCCGAAAAGTGCTGACACTGCGGCCATGAAATCTCTTTTGGTGAAATCTTATCTGTATTCAGGCGATTATAAAGGAACTTTGGCTGCGATTGATAAAATGCCGAATTCCACACCGGAAACCGATAAAATCGATCAGGAGGTTTCCTATTTGTTAGGAACGGAAGAATTTAATAAAGGAAATCTCGATGCCGCCGAAAAATACTTTCTGCGGAGTTTAGAATTTAATATCAATAAAGAATTCAATTCACGAGCGCTGTATTGGTTGGCCCAGACATATTATCAGAAAGGAAATTATGCTTCTGCAATTACGCGTTTTGAAAAACTTCAAAATACAGATTTTCCGGAAAAACAACAGTTGAACTACGATTTGGGATATGCTTATTTTAAATCAAAGAAATTTGATAAGGCTAAAGAATATTTCAAAGCTTATTTAAATAATCCAAAACCGGAATTTAAAAATGATGCAGAACTTCGTTTGGCAGATACGCATTATGCGAATAACGACCTGAATGAGGCAATCGCTATTTACGATAAAACAGAAAATGCCGACGATTATACTTTGTTCCAAAAAGCCATGGCTTTAGGATTCAAAGGTGATACGGTGGCGAAAATCGCCGAACTGAAAAAATTGCTTGCGCAGTTTAAAAATTCAGAATATTTCGATGACGCACAGTATGAAATTGCAACGTCTTATGCGGCAAATGATGATTTCAAAAACTCGAATGATTATTTTACTCAAGTCATAAAAACC includes these proteins:
- a CDS encoding beta-ketoacyl-[acyl-carrier-protein] synthase family protein translates to MERRVVITGLGVVAPNGVGLEDFKSALKEGRSGIQFDQQLADLQFSCQVSGTPPIDKDHLKKYFTDLELRNFNSTGIMYGVIAGLDAWKDAGLEISDGENPDWDSGTIFGTGTSGIEKFRESIYKIDALQTRKLGSTAVSQTMNSGISAYLGGKLGLGNQVTTNSSACTTGTESILMAFDRIKSGKAKRILAGSTSDSGPYIWAGFDAIKVCNFKSNDHPEKASRPMSASAAGFVPGSGAGALVIEDLESALARNAKIYCEILGGNLNSGGQRDGGSMTAPNSVAVQKCVKDAILESGIEPKDIDYISGHLTATSKDATEIKNLAEALNRSGKNFPYINSLKALTGHCLSGAGSIEAVATILQLTENFIAPNINCEDLNPEITSIIDAECIPQKFLEKELNIAAKVSFGFGDVNGCVIFKKYS
- a CDS encoding phosphopantetheine-binding protein; this encodes MNKEEAIQKLKEIVKPYVKEAELLKNINENTDFINDLNINSANLVDVVLDVEEVFDIEIDAASMEKMRDVKSALAVIEEKLAIK
- a CDS encoding tetratricopeptide repeat protein, which encodes MNSKKILIATAIFYFGLSEAQQSQYFSDRENYRFNLAENLYQNKIYNASQFEYARQYFYNENLSNSKKEAAQFFDNVIGVILRKNHAEEGLDAFIKQYPNSAYFAQANLPLADFYLAQKDFDKALETLKNVNQYQLSKEENTQYIMKLGYAKFMTGDSQGAIEALEEAYKTTDGSDKNDIAYMLGHLYYADGQNDKAFSFFDQIKDNDKYARVVKPYYVQLYFNNKDYDKAIIEGNALLNENISADYKAEVHKMIGESYFMKGDYSSAYPHLKIYLESKGKPSESDLYEMGFVSAHLKKYDEAVSYYNQLLNSNSATSQNAYYQLGNAYLEVGKKQEALSAFRSAYQMTYDPKVQQLAHLQYAKLSYELGNPFESASNVIQSYITKYPKSADTAAMKSLLVKSYLYSGDYKGTLAAIDKMPNSTPETDKIDQEVSYLLGTEEFNKGNLDAAEKYFLRSLEFNINKEFNSRALYWLAQTYYQKGNYASAITRFEKLQNTDFPEKQQLNYDLGYAYFKSKKFDKAKEYFKAYLNNPKPEFKNDAELRLADTHYANNDLNEAIAIYDKTENADDYTLFQKAMALGFKGDTVAKIAELKKLLAQFKNSEYFDDAQYEIATSYAANDDFKNSNDYFTQVIKTSTDKDLVANAQIYRAQNYIDQNEDAKALSELKSLGNQYKNTAFASKIVQAARPLFIKNNDVSGYQNFAQSLGVRIDASEIDEINLNRAKTFYASKDYKNAIPLFEKYLTQNPTGEGLYQAQYELGESYFQTQNSAKALLVLQEVANVQNDYQEDAQTRVAQIYLAQNNTNEAKKYLISLSNSTNVNVKNFANVELMKIYSDEKDFKKAEMLADLVLQNPKNSASVNEQAKVIKARSLMNNGKDNDAKTAYAALEKSSNTEVAAEALYAKAFYQNKGKAFKSSNETIFKLANNYASEEFWGAKSLVLMVKNYIGLKDNYQASYTADQIIANYGDFPEIVAEAKDLKKQIKK